In the Neodiprion virginianus isolate iyNeoVirg1 chromosome 2, iyNeoVirg1.1, whole genome shotgun sequence genome, CCAAGTGGTTTCACATGTGGGCCAAAAAATCGTGGAAAAGAGAAAAGCAAGGACAGTTAAATTTAGGTAAGACTCGAACGCAGAACGAGCGAGAGGGAGGAGAGCGACACAGAGAAAAGGTCAAAAGAAGCAGAGTAAGAATTATAAGAGGGGAGGGCGAGAAAACGAAAGGGCTGTAAGGCGGGCTTCAGCGATGCTCTTACCAATCTCCAAGGTGGGGAAAGAAATTGGAACCACCACGACCTGCTTCCAGGGGAAGAAAAAGATCACTCTCGTCTCTGACTCCAAATAATTGAGTTTGCTCTGAGTTTCTCTTTACCTTAAGGATAATTCCGTTTCATTACGAAGTTTCATTCGTCGTTATAACGCGAGTggtttttctttaatcaaaaatatttgtatacatacaatCTCGATTTAAATTCCTTTCCCGGGGCTGCCGCCACTGGAAGCTGACGCAACTTTAAGCAACCGACCAATCAAACGGCACGACCGCATTTTGTCCCGAGCGATGCTGGACGCCAGCATGTATTCCGAGCCCACGGATAGATTTGAAGGTTAGCGATATTTGTGcggtagaaaaattttgccGATTACATCAGTTGGCCCTTGTTTACTAAATAAAATCCTCCCCCCGACCGACTGCATAAAGCAACGAGACAGTTAACAAAGTTGTAGCATTAGAGCAAAACTAGAAAAGAAATAACCCGGAACCCGGGTGGTTCTGAGTTGAGGTTCAACGCCGATTCGACCGATCAGAATGAAGCTGGTCGACAACGTGGTGAGGAGTTTCAAGGTGGCAAAAGTCTTCCGCGAGAATACCGACAAAATAAACAGTATAGATTTCTCGCCGAGCGGTGATACCCTGATATCATGTTCCGAGGACGACCAGATAGTGATATACGATTGCGAGAAGGGGACGCAAGTCCGAACGGTTAATTCAAAGAAATACGGGGTGGACCTGATCCACTTTACCCATGCAAAAAACACCGCGATACACAGCAGCACAAAAATAGATGACACGATACGCTACCTCTCCCTCCATGACAACAAATACATTCGCTACTTCCCCGGTCACACGAAGAAGGTGGTTTCTCTATGCATCAGTCCCATCGAGGACACTTTCTTATCTGGGTCTCTTGACAAAACGCTGCGCCTCTGGGACTTAAAGTCGCCCAACTGTCAGGGACTGATGCAGCTATCGGGTCGCCCGGTCGCCGCCTACGATCCAGAAGGCTTGATATTTGCCGCAGGAGTCAACTCCGAGTGCATAAAGCTCTACGACCTCAGGAGCTTTGACAAGGGACCGTTTGTCACTTTCACATTGTCTCAGGAAAGAGAATGCGATTGGACCGGTCTGAAGTTCAGCAGAGACGGAAAGACAATTCTTATATCCACAAATGGCAGCATCATACGGCTAATTGACGCCTTCCACGGAACGCCGCTTCAAACTTTCACTGGGCATTTGAACAACAAGGGGATACCAATCGAGGCCAGCTTTAGTCCGGACTCTCAATACGTTTTCAGTGGATCAACTGACGGCAGAGTTCATATCTGGAATGCCGACACAGGGTATAAGGTATGCGTTCTCAACGGTGACCATCCTGCACCTGTACAATGTATCCAATTTAACCCCAAGTACATGATGCTCACATCGGCATGCACCAACATGGCCTTTTGGTTACCAACCGTCGAAGAAACTGAGTGAAGAAGTTCAGTTCAAAAACTTTCGTATACGATGTACAAAGTCAGCTGGTAAAAAAGGAGGAAACCTTGGCCAGGATCAAAATTAAACGCAGGCTGTACTTGTTACAAGTACTGAGGAGAAGAAAATCGACCTTTTCATCCAATAATAAAATTGCTGCACTATTAATGAAATCAGGGATATTCCAACATTGAACActgttgaataatattttacatgGTCCCTTACAATGAATTTTGCTAGTATTAGATTGTACCTTCAACACCAGTTCTcaggatttttatttcaggcTCTTTACACTGAATGGGGTACATGAAAAAGGCGAAT is a window encoding:
- the LOC124298411 gene encoding WD repeat-containing protein 82, with amino-acid sequence MKLVDNVVRSFKVAKVFRENTDKINSIDFSPSGDTLISCSEDDQIVIYDCEKGTQVRTVNSKKYGVDLIHFTHAKNTAIHSSTKIDDTIRYLSLHDNKYIRYFPGHTKKVVSLCISPIEDTFLSGSLDKTLRLWDLKSPNCQGLMQLSGRPVAAYDPEGLIFAAGVNSECIKLYDLRSFDKGPFVTFTLSQERECDWTGLKFSRDGKTILISTNGSIIRLIDAFHGTPLQTFTGHLNNKGIPIEASFSPDSQYVFSGSTDGRVHIWNADTGYKVCVLNGDHPAPVQCIQFNPKYMMLTSACTNMAFWLPTVEETE